A part of Haliotis asinina isolate JCU_RB_2024 chromosome 10, JCU_Hal_asi_v2, whole genome shotgun sequence genomic DNA contains:
- the LOC137298819 gene encoding uncharacterized protein — protein MERRKSGTTTTQMIRKVMLAMGELDHSKRPWAAAMLVASWFALSCVQDVCTSYFMQTSGQLVGPNSNVYLPVVLSLAELVLCLASLKLEYQQKESSYLETVCVIILTHLSGVFLATIWLQIPDVQFGIVGGLMDPVIALVLIYICTGYFGNSARASSLCIISFGMIFFTISTSSFIKMDRTVLIKLLGGMFFILRNISVKYLHEEKVNIVPRTNRMLLGVTGGMPVVVIGLSLYVDPDWVLPLVLAVVACVLQAVTTYLTCSLLLDKFSITTVAVLSAVVQFTEAQVLATSSRPPVVMAILALVLLSVGLYVYTQETVDTGHTFHSRKIVSTNEMFTRIQFLLFSASIFGVVFYGLQPRVSQRDLQTLSYVGLDKVIRRLLSIDLPEEHEH, from the exons ATGGAGAGAAGAAAATCAG GTACCACTACAACTCAGATGATCAGAAAGGTCATGCTAGCTATGGGTGAACT tgATCACAGTAAGCGGCCATGGGCTGCTGCAATGCTTGTCGCCTCCTGGTTTGCACTGTCCTGTGTCCAAGATGTTTGCACATCCTACTTTATGCAAACATCTGGACAACTGGTAGGACCAAACAGTAATGTTTATCTGCCAGTTGTCCTTTCACTGGCAGAGCTTGTTCTGTGCTTGGCTTCACTTAAACTCGAATACCAGCAAAAGGAGAGCTCTTACTTAGAAACAGTCTGTGTTATCATTCTGACTCACCTCTCTGGGGTATTTCTTGCAACAATTTGGTTACAAATTCCTGATGTTCAATTTGGCATCGTGGGTGGACTGATGGATCCAGTAATAGCTCTTGTGCTAATCTATATATGTACCGGGTACTTCGGAAACTCTGCGAGGGCCTCAAGTCTGTGTATCATTTCTTTTGGGATGATCTTCTTCACAATCAGTACATCCAGTTTTATCAAAATGGACAGGACGGTCCTCATCAAACTTCTCGGTGGAATGTTCTTCATTTTAAGAAACATTAGTGTCAAGTATCTGCATGAAGAAAAGGTCAACATTGTGCCCAGAACAAACAGGATGTTATTAGGCGTCACTGGAGGAATGCCTGTCGTTGTCATTGGACTTTCCTTGTATGTGGATCCTGACTGGGTGCTTCCACTTGTGTTGGCAGTTGTTGCCTGTGTCCTTCAAGCAGTCACAACCTACTTAACATGCTCATTGCTTCTCGATAAGTTCAGCATTACAACCGTTGCCGTTCTTAGTGCTGTTGTGCAGTTCACAGAGGCACAAGTTCTGGCGACATCATCACGTCCACCAGTTGTCATGGCAATACTTGCACtggtactgctgagtgtgggaCTGTATGTCTATACACAGGAAACCGTGGATACTGGACATACCTTCCACAGTCGTAAGATTG TGTCGACAAATGAGATGTTCACAAGGATACAGTTTCTCCTCTTCTCTGCCAGTATATTCGGGGTTGTATTCTATGGACTGCAGCCACGTGTGAGTCAGCGAGACCTCCAAACCCTCAGTTATGTGGGTCTAGACAAGGTCATCCGTCGGCTACTCAGCATTGACTTGCCAGAGGAACATGAGCACTGA
- the LOC137298411 gene encoding uncharacterized protein — translation MDRLARHASWLFLLLIWSSVECHKNQFRVLGLQYATLSQRFQLETKLLQDELATAAAAIKDLKRDNTRIIKLFEVFTNEIKQLQKVISTDKLTIQSLERDVKSLHNQLENFKMKTEETIDRSRQTCEHKCSDKTNETIVFKVAVEDHRAPDSDEAGDNDVHILVAKYGDSNAYVVNAVDRKPVLTMDHLGSGVRAIAVDTRQRRMYWSDDNNKFIMASDLHGDNVTVVARNVTTLGLSVDIEEQFLFYTNVSGDLYLNRMNYLSEPGLHWAHIGQKPRRIFVDSRGKIVYTIVDEWTSIERRDYENRIGEVIVDVKGRIKAFVVDQETNVLYFSVNSSIYIKDMKEMEKPASAIFHGTAMPSDLVLSGRFLYIVYYYLNKVDMMDLQSVKVTNAIYIPWKGQGNTVSMCLFKVT, via the coding sequence ATGGATAGGTTGGCAAGACACGCGTCGTGGCTGTTCCTGCTGTTAATTTGGTCTTCAGTGGAGTGCCACAAGAACCAGTTCAGGGTGTTGGGTTTGCAGTACGCTACCCTCAGTCAGAGGTTCCAGTTGGAGACGAAGCTGTTACAGGACGAACTCGCAACAGCTGCAGCTGCCATCAAAGATCTGAAAAGGGACAACACTAGAATAATTAAACTATTCGAGGTCTTCACGAATGAAATCAAACAGCTTCAGAAGGTTATATCGACGGACAAGTTAACTATTCAGAGCCTCGAGAGAGATGTCAAGAGTCTTCACAACCAGCTTGAAAACTTCAAAATGAAAACCGAAGAGACGATAGATAGAAGCCGACAAACCTGTGAGCATAAATGTAGCGACAAGACAAACGAAACTATAGTGTTTAAGGTTGCTGTGGAGGACCACAGAGCGCCAGATTCAGATGAGGCTGGAGACAATGATGTTCATATTCTGGTTGCCAAGTATGGAGACTCTAACGCCTATGTAGTGAATGCTGTTGACAGGAAACCAGTGTTGACTATGGACCATCTTGGAAGCGGGGTCCGGGCCATCGCAGTGGACACAAGACAAAGGAGAATGTACTGGTCCGATGACAACAATAAATTTATCATGGCCTCTGACTTGCACGGTGACAACGTGACCGTTGTCGCCAGGAATGTGACCACGCTTGGGCTTAGCGTGGATATAGAGGAGCAGTTCCTTTTCTACACGAACGTGTCTGGTGATCTATACTTAAACAGGATGAATTATCTATCAGAACCTGGCCTACACTGGGCACATATTGGACAGAAACCACGACGTATTTTCGTAGACTCACGTGGTAAAATTGTATACACCATTGTTGACGAGTGGACTAGCATTGAAAGACGAGATTACGAGAACAGGATAGGTGAAGTCATAGTTGATGTGAAAGGAAGGATAAAAGCATTTGTTGTTGACCAGGAAACAAATGTTCTTTATTTTAGTGtaaactcttcaatatataTCAAAGATATGAAAGAGATGGAGAAACCAGCTTCCGCCATATTCCACGGCACTGCGATGCCTTCAGATTTGGTCCTATCTGGCAGATTCCTGTACATTGTCTATTACTACCTTaacaaggttgatatgatggaCTTGCAGTCTGTGAAGGTAACAAATGCTATCTATATCCCATGGAAGGGACAAGGAAATACTGTTTCAATGTGTCTCTTTAAGGTTACATGA
- the LOC137297946 gene encoding serine-rich adhesin for platelets-like produces the protein MATNKTDPHHASLSGGDDSSVKRILTHIDRLLAFSKVEWFLHEQRKDTILKLDFIQDRKYTNVFQMSDSLPRVNDHISRLTQSHKLREWSLREREGCASIVIAFQYDNTQSDETLFFLNSDHLKLVTGLNEHTDSHTGSFSNTISVECQCKCNPGMSENKTRRNLPETYSTPLVSSGQPLSHCAADHGKVPSKSETDTLLLTPPDITPVKEPPTSVNQSDFRESQIPRRENKTLAKTPAPKAHQSTTASSTKRRAVKSESENTSKSFKNRLPSVIRKNAATKKPESTKNPFSVTGTSVNPNNANRKSKFIHTGNTRRPLQKSKSICVITRPSDTTPGKTRNTSATSQAENQRIASKFTFSKAYHKMKPESKPSAVNQSNPAVKRKHERSDHFTDTEDHISDPNSLKPRQRGMATNESTLSDKVDPKEVVLTNQNNTQNTLHGKGSYQGRPDNSSPVGDLYRLYFADSADISMYNNDVFWSSTDKTHNSKSSSQMADRLHCSTPSIRPPGGHAGVFGELAKTFSPSTTESTSDHKAANDFLKCQNNTSQTQSGTTSPRKSGTESLSETESNIDDSEQDTTITEASQTDCDMFSCCTEPCLEESVKEEIQEYFVKIYNQVQSEPRVETVQLVWQINEEGRICLYHKYLNQVKKHDLVSPEELQDLEKNGSHSVMPRSIRQQYIFRRLLDELDQVTFDNRPLTEAEKRRLDNFMTTEAGCV, from the coding sequence ATGGCGACCAATAAAACAGATCCCCACCATGCTTCGCTTTCCGGGGGTGATGACAGTTCTGTCAAACGCATTCTGACTCACATCGATAGACTCCTTGCTTTCAGCAAAGTGGAATGGTTTCTCCATGAACAAAGAAAGGATACTATTTTGAAACTTGACTTCATTCAGgacagaaaatatacaaatgttttccaAATGTCTGATTCACTGCCAAGAGTAAACGACCATATTTCACGGCTTACTCAATCTCATAAACTTAGGGAATGGAGTTTAAGGGAGCGAGAAGGGTGCGCTTCCATCGTTATCGCTTTCCAGTATGACAACACCCAGTCCGATGAAACTTTGTTCTTTTTGAATTCAGACCATTTGAAACTTGTTACTGGTTTGAATGAGCACACGGATAGTCACACGGGATCGTTTTCAAACACTATATCGGTCGAGTGTCAGTGTAAGTGCAATCCTGGTATGAGTGAAAACAAAACTAGAAGAAACCTACCTGAGACATATTCCACCCCACTAGTTAGTTCCGGACAACCTCTTTCTCATTGTGCAGCTGACCATGGAAAAGTTCCAAGCAAGTCAGAAACAGACACGTTGTTGCTCACGCCACCAGACATAACGCCAGTGAAAGAACCACCGACAAGTGTTAATCAATCtgattttcgtgaaagtcagatACCTCGAAGAGAAAACAAGACTTTGGCCAAGACCCCGGCACCAAAAGCACATCAATCCACAACGGCATCTTCAACGAAGAGAAGAGCTGTTAAATCGGAATCAGAGAATACATctaaatctttcaaaaacagGTTACCCTCAGTGATCAGGAAGAATGCTGCAACTAAGAAACCAGAAAGCACAAAGAACCCGTTCTCAGTCACAGGTACATCTGTTAATCCAAATAATGCCAACAGGAAGTCGAAGTTTATTCACACTGGTAACACTCGTCGACCTCTACAAAAATCAAAATCTATCTGTGTGATAACAAGACCCAGCGACACTACGCCGGGAAAGACCCGAAACACCAGTGCAACTTCACAAGCTGAAAACCAGCGGATTGCTTCAAAATTCACCTTCAGTAAAGCGTATCACAAAATGAAACCAGAGTCAAAACCTTCAGCCGTCAATCAAAGCAACCCTGCAGTTAAACGAAAACATGAACGATCAGACCATTTCACGGATACAGAGGATCACATATCCGACCCAAACTCTCTGAAACCAAGACAACGAGGTATGGCGACAAACGAATCTACTTTGTCTGATAAAGTCGACCCAAAGGAGGTGGTATTAACGAACCAAAATAATACACAAAATACTCTTCACGGCAAAGGTAGTTATCAAGGTCGTCCTGACAACAGCAGTCCAGTTGGGGACCTGTACAGATTATATTTCGCAGACAGTGCAGATATAAGTATGTACAATAATGATGTCTTTTGGTCATCAACTGACAAAACTCACAATTCGAAAAGCAGCAGTCAGATGGCTGACAGGCTCCATTGCAGCACGCCGTCTATAAGACCACCAGGTGGCCACGCCGGAGTGTTTGGCGAGCTGGCGAAGACGTTCTCTCCCAGCACAACTGAAAGTACAAGCGATCACAAAGCAGCAAATGACTTCTTAAAGTGTCAGAATAATACATCTCAGACTCAATCTGGGACAACATCGCCAAGAAAAAGCGGAACAGAATCCTTGAGCGAGACGGaatcaaatattgatgacagTGAACAGGACACAACAATAACCGAAGCATCCCAAACAGACTGTGACATGTTTTCCTGCTGTACAGAGCCGTGCCTAGAGGAATCTGTGAAGGAGGAGATTCAGGAGTACTTTGTCAAGATTTACAACCAAGTCCAGAGTGAACCCCGGGTGGAGACTGTGCAGCTAGTGTGGCAGATTAATGAGGAGGGAAGGATCTGTCTCTACCACAAATACCTAAATCAGGTGAAGAAACACGACCTTGTATCTCCCGAAGAGCTGCAGGACCTAGAAAAGAACGGATCCCATAGCGTGATGCCAAGGAGCATCAGACAGCAGTACATCTTCCGTCGTCTCCTGGATGAGCTGGATCAAGTTACGTTTGACAACCGACCACTCACAGAAGCCGAGAAAAGGAGACTTGACAACTTTATGACCACTGAAGCGGGATGCGTATAA